A region from the Microbacterium lacus genome encodes:
- a CDS encoding ROK family transcriptional regulator encodes MVGRIAPPGSQTSLREANRARLVESLKRHGRLTQVELAGSTGLSPATVSNIVKELTASGLLHTSITSRSGRRATLVSLARQLGLVAGVHFSSRQLHIAIADATRTVITQTSLPLALDHRHDAELDRLSILLGDMMETLGGTVSDLLAVGLALPAPIDPRTGMVSTPGLLRGWEGVDVAESLTARIGRPVFVDSEANLAGLAEAREGAGRNASSSVFIRVGHTISAGLIVGGDLFRGVNGKAGQIGHVTIDENGPMCRCSNRGCLETYAGGPALLSLFPPSEGMQRLRDLIQASDAGDGSSRRVIADAGRHIGIAAASLCNLFDPELIIVGGELGEAGEILMAPMRHSLERTALASADGLPEIVGATFGGWAETRGAITIALDHVTVDAEAVPFSA; translated from the coding sequence GTGGTAGGACGCATCGCCCCGCCCGGCTCGCAGACTTCACTCCGTGAAGCCAACCGAGCCCGGCTCGTCGAGTCGCTCAAAAGACATGGGCGGCTGACGCAAGTGGAGTTGGCCGGCAGCACCGGCCTCTCGCCTGCCACCGTGTCCAACATCGTCAAGGAGCTCACCGCTTCGGGTCTGCTTCACACCTCGATCACTTCGCGCAGCGGACGCCGTGCGACCCTGGTCTCCCTCGCCCGCCAGCTGGGTCTCGTCGCCGGCGTCCACTTCAGCTCTCGCCAGCTGCACATCGCGATCGCTGACGCCACACGCACCGTGATCACGCAGACATCGCTGCCGCTCGCGCTCGATCACCGGCACGACGCCGAACTCGACCGTCTCAGCATCCTCCTCGGCGACATGATGGAGACCCTGGGCGGTACCGTCAGCGACCTGCTCGCCGTGGGCCTCGCACTGCCCGCACCCATCGATCCGCGCACCGGGATGGTCTCCACCCCGGGACTCCTCCGCGGCTGGGAGGGCGTCGACGTCGCCGAAAGCCTCACCGCCCGCATCGGGCGCCCCGTGTTCGTCGACAGCGAGGCGAATCTCGCGGGACTCGCCGAAGCCCGCGAAGGCGCCGGTCGGAATGCGTCGTCGTCGGTGTTCATCCGGGTCGGCCACACGATCAGCGCCGGACTCATCGTCGGCGGCGACCTCTTCCGCGGCGTGAACGGCAAAGCGGGTCAGATCGGCCACGTCACGATCGACGAGAACGGTCCGATGTGCCGCTGCAGCAACCGCGGGTGCCTCGAGACGTACGCGGGCGGCCCCGCCCTGCTTTCGCTCTTCCCCCCGAGCGAGGGCATGCAGCGTCTCCGGGACCTCATTCAGGCATCGGATGCCGGTGACGGCAGTTCCCGCCGGGTGATCGCCGACGCCGGACGGCACATCGGCATCGCCGCGGCGAGCCTGTGCAATCTGTTCGACCCGGAGCTCATCATCGTCGGTGGCGAACTCGGCGAGGCGGGCGAGATCCTGATGGCCCCGATGCGCCACTCGCTCGAGCGCACCGCGCTCGCCTCGGCGGACGGACTGCCCGAGATCGTCGGCGCGACGTTCGGCGGATGGGCCGAGACGCGCGGCGCGATCACGATCGCGCTGGATCACGTCACGGTGGATGCCGAAGCCGTGCCGTTCTCGGCGTAG
- a CDS encoding sugar ABC transporter substrate-binding protein — MKRLSRTGMVVITGAILAGSLAACTGGTAPDDGAGTIALLLPDAKTARYETFDRPIFEARVAELGDYEVLYSNADGDATKQQQQAESALAAGADVLVLDAFDTQAAVSIVLSANAQNVPVISYDRLIAGGDLAYYISFDNELVGDLQATEFVRALDEDGRGSGGVLMVNGSPTDSNAAQFKAGATEVIQSSDLRVLAAYDTPGWSPEKAQEWVAGQIAQYGDEIVGVYAANDGVAGGAISALKAANVEPFPVVTGQDAELSAIQRLLTGDQQMTVYKAIRPQAERAADVAVALIRGEQIEAPLEIQGTPSTLLEPVAVTVDNIAETVIADGFWSVEDICTPALAAACDAAGIR; from the coding sequence ATGAAGCGCCTCTCCCGCACGGGCATGGTGGTGATCACCGGCGCGATCCTCGCCGGCTCGCTCGCGGCGTGCACGGGTGGCACGGCGCCGGACGACGGGGCCGGGACGATCGCACTCCTGCTGCCAGACGCGAAGACCGCCCGCTACGAGACGTTCGACCGGCCGATCTTCGAGGCCCGTGTGGCGGAGCTGGGCGATTACGAGGTGCTCTACTCGAACGCCGACGGCGACGCGACCAAGCAGCAGCAGCAGGCCGAGTCCGCCCTCGCGGCCGGCGCCGACGTGCTCGTGCTCGACGCGTTCGACACGCAGGCTGCCGTCAGCATCGTGCTGTCCGCGAACGCGCAGAATGTGCCGGTGATCTCCTACGACCGACTGATCGCCGGCGGCGACCTCGCGTACTACATCTCGTTCGACAACGAGCTCGTGGGCGACCTCCAGGCGACGGAGTTCGTGCGGGCGCTCGACGAAGACGGACGCGGCTCCGGCGGCGTCCTCATGGTGAACGGGTCTCCGACCGACAGCAATGCCGCGCAGTTCAAGGCGGGTGCGACCGAAGTGATCCAGAGCAGCGATCTGCGCGTCCTCGCCGCGTACGACACCCCGGGGTGGAGTCCGGAGAAGGCGCAGGAGTGGGTCGCCGGTCAGATCGCCCAGTACGGCGATGAGATCGTGGGTGTCTACGCCGCGAACGACGGCGTCGCCGGCGGGGCGATCTCGGCGCTGAAAGCGGCCAACGTCGAGCCCTTCCCCGTCGTGACAGGGCAGGATGCCGAGCTGTCCGCGATCCAGCGCCTCCTCACCGGAGACCAGCAGATGACGGTGTACAAGGCGATCCGCCCGCAGGCCGAGCGCGCCGCTGACGTCGCCGTCGCGCTCATCCGCGGCGAGCAGATCGAGGCGCCGCTGGAGATCCAGGGCACACCGTCGACCCTCCTCGAGCCGGTGGCCGTGACCGTGGACAACATCGCCGAGACCGTGATCGCGGACGGATTCTGGAGCGTCGAGGACATCTGCACCCCCGCCCTGGCGGCCGCGTGCGACGCGGCCGGCATCCGATGA
- a CDS encoding ATP-binding cassette domain-containing protein: MSMTPARPGRSRERVLTVRAINKRFGAVKALTDVDFWVNEGEVVALIGDNGAGKSTLVKLLSGVYSPDSGAIEYDGDPVEIGSPADAQELGIATVFQDLALCDNLDVVANLWLGRELRNGRMLDEVDMEQQTWTLLRELSAKIPSVRIPVASLSGGQRQTVAIARSLIGDPRIVILDEPTAALGVAQTAEVLNLIERLRERGHGVVLVSHSMADVMAVADRVVVLRLGRNNGVYNIADVTSETLIAAITGAVDNAVARRAADRPSDRPADPKVIPLNDRDARRRGRSER; this comes from the coding sequence ATGTCGATGACGCCGGCGCGACCGGGGCGCTCGCGGGAGCGCGTGCTCACCGTCCGGGCGATCAACAAGCGCTTCGGGGCCGTGAAGGCGCTCACCGACGTGGACTTCTGGGTGAACGAGGGCGAGGTGGTCGCCCTGATCGGCGACAACGGCGCCGGCAAGTCCACGCTCGTCAAGCTCCTCTCCGGCGTCTACTCCCCCGATTCCGGCGCGATCGAGTACGACGGCGACCCGGTTGAGATCGGGAGCCCCGCGGACGCGCAGGAGCTCGGGATCGCGACGGTGTTCCAGGACCTCGCGCTGTGCGACAACCTCGACGTCGTGGCGAACCTGTGGCTCGGGCGCGAACTCAGAAACGGGCGGATGCTGGACGAAGTCGACATGGAGCAGCAGACGTGGACGCTCCTTCGCGAGCTCTCGGCGAAGATCCCGTCCGTGCGCATTCCGGTCGCCTCGCTCTCCGGCGGACAGCGCCAGACCGTCGCGATCGCACGCTCGCTCATCGGCGACCCGCGCATCGTGATCCTGGACGAGCCCACCGCCGCCCTCGGCGTCGCGCAGACCGCGGAGGTCCTGAATCTCATCGAGCGCCTGCGGGAACGCGGGCACGGCGTCGTGCTCGTGAGCCACAGCATGGCGGACGTGATGGCGGTCGCCGATCGGGTCGTCGTGCTGCGCCTGGGCCGCAACAACGGCGTCTACAACATCGCGGACGTCACGAGCGAGACGCTCATCGCCGCGATCACCGGCGCGGTGGACAATGCGGTCGCACGGCGGGCGGCCGACCGCCCGTCCGACCGGCCCGCCGATCCGAAGGTCATCCCGCTGAACGACCGCGACGCGCGTCGCCGCGGACGGAGTGAGCGATGA
- a CDS encoding sugar ABC transporter permease yields MRSAAESLLNRIRGGDLGSLPVIIGLVVIWAIFQALNPVFLSSTNLVNLTMQCAAIGTIALGIVLVLLVGEIDLSVGSVSGLAAAILAVSFVQLQWNPVLAIAAAIAAGALVGLLYGFLYTRFGLPSFVITLAGLLGFLGLQLWILGDTGSIGLPFDSWIVQFAQQWYLPAWASYLVAGATAAAYAWIRLRRAAQRSAANLVSQSYVEIGVRTGALLAFLLVAAWYLNLSRGVGVMFLFFLVLVVILDIALTRTRWGRAVYAVGGSVDASRRAGIRVDRIYISVFMLCSTLAAVGGVLAAARLASANQSSGTGDVNLNAIAAAVIGGASLFGGRGTAFAALLGIFVIQSISSGLTLLNLDSSVIFMITGIVLVLAVTVDSLSRRKRTAVGRA; encoded by the coding sequence ATGCGCTCGGCGGCGGAGTCCCTGCTGAACCGCATCCGCGGCGGCGATCTGGGCTCGCTCCCGGTGATCATCGGTCTCGTCGTGATCTGGGCGATCTTCCAAGCACTGAACCCCGTGTTCCTCTCCAGCACGAACCTGGTGAACCTCACGATGCAGTGCGCGGCGATCGGCACGATCGCGCTGGGAATCGTCCTGGTGCTCCTCGTCGGCGAGATCGATCTCTCGGTCGGTTCGGTGTCCGGGCTCGCCGCGGCGATCCTCGCGGTCAGCTTCGTGCAGCTGCAGTGGAACCCCGTTCTCGCGATCGCCGCGGCGATCGCCGCCGGCGCGCTCGTGGGCCTGCTGTACGGCTTCCTCTACACGCGCTTCGGTCTTCCGAGCTTCGTGATCACTCTCGCCGGGCTCCTCGGCTTCCTCGGGCTGCAGCTGTGGATCCTCGGCGACACGGGGTCGATCGGCCTGCCGTTCGATTCGTGGATCGTCCAGTTCGCCCAGCAGTGGTACCTGCCGGCGTGGGCGTCTTACCTCGTCGCCGGCGCGACGGCGGCGGCGTACGCCTGGATCCGGTTGCGCCGCGCCGCGCAGCGCAGCGCAGCGAACCTCGTGAGCCAGTCCTACGTCGAGATCGGGGTGCGCACCGGCGCCCTGCTGGCGTTCCTGCTCGTGGCCGCGTGGTACCTGAATCTGTCGCGCGGTGTGGGTGTCATGTTCCTGTTCTTCCTCGTGCTCGTGGTGATCCTCGACATCGCGCTCACCCGCACGCGCTGGGGTCGAGCCGTGTATGCGGTGGGTGGATCCGTGGATGCGTCCCGGCGTGCCGGCATCCGCGTCGACCGCATCTACATCTCGGTGTTCATGCTGTGCTCCACCCTCGCCGCCGTCGGCGGCGTGCTGGCCGCCGCCCGCCTCGCGTCGGCGAACCAGAGTTCGGGGACCGGGGATGTGAATCTCAATGCGATCGCCGCCGCCGTCATCGGCGGTGCGAGCCTGTTCGGCGGCCGGGGCACGGCGTTCGCGGCGCTCCTGGGCATCTTCGTGATCCAGTCGATCTCGTCCGGCCTGACGTTGCTCAACCTCGACTCGTCCGTGATCTTCATGATCACCGGAATCGTGCTCGTCCTGGCCGTCACTGTCGACTCGCTGTCCCGCAGGAAGCGCACCGCCGTCGGTCGCGCCTGA
- a CDS encoding sugar ABC transporter substrate-binding protein has protein sequence MKKSSILSVAALTGAAALLLAGCSGSSGGTPSESSAGGGDAAGRACVILPDAASSPRWENFDRKYLQEGLEGAGFEVDIQNAQGDVNKYSTIADQQLTQGCGVMLLVDYQGAAEAVATKAKAEGIPVIAYDRPFAGADYYVSFDNVEVGRLQGQTVLDGLEAKGVDPAAAKVVYIGGDPTDGNAAMFKEGAVEVMEGAGIVAAAEPPGAWDQAKSQTNFEQALTSLGGQVDGVWAANDTNAAGVIKVLQDNNLKGVAVSGQDANVAGLQNILLGWQTATVYKPVADEAAAAVDVAVALLSGEDVTADAKLDDGTPYIQVTPVLVGPEQVKDVVAAGDAAYDDVCTPDVAAACEQYGVVAP, from the coding sequence ATGAAGAAGTCTTCAATCCTCTCCGTGGCCGCCCTCACGGGTGCTGCCGCGCTGCTCCTGGCCGGGTGTTCCGGCTCGAGCGGCGGTACGCCCAGCGAGAGCAGCGCGGGTGGAGGCGACGCAGCGGGCCGCGCGTGCGTCATCCTTCCGGACGCGGCGTCCTCGCCGCGCTGGGAGAACTTCGACCGCAAGTACCTCCAGGAGGGTCTGGAGGGCGCCGGCTTCGAGGTCGACATCCAGAACGCTCAGGGTGACGTCAACAAGTACTCGACGATCGCCGACCAGCAGCTCACCCAGGGCTGCGGCGTGATGCTCCTCGTGGACTACCAGGGCGCCGCCGAGGCCGTGGCCACCAAGGCCAAGGCCGAGGGCATCCCGGTGATCGCGTACGACCGTCCCTTCGCGGGCGCGGACTACTACGTGTCCTTCGACAACGTCGAGGTCGGCCGCCTGCAGGGCCAGACGGTGCTCGACGGCCTCGAGGCCAAGGGTGTCGACCCGGCCGCCGCGAAGGTCGTCTACATCGGTGGAGACCCGACGGACGGAAACGCCGCGATGTTCAAGGAAGGCGCTGTCGAGGTCATGGAAGGCGCCGGCATCGTCGCGGCCGCCGAGCCCCCGGGGGCCTGGGACCAGGCCAAGTCGCAGACCAACTTCGAGCAGGCTCTGACCTCGCTCGGCGGTCAGGTCGACGGCGTGTGGGCGGCCAACGACACGAACGCGGCCGGTGTCATCAAGGTCCTCCAGGACAACAACCTCAAGGGTGTTGCGGTCTCGGGCCAGGACGCGAACGTCGCGGGCCTGCAGAACATCCTGCTCGGCTGGCAGACCGCGACGGTCTACAAGCCCGTCGCCGACGAGGCTGCCGCAGCCGTCGACGTCGCGGTCGCTCTGCTGAGCGGCGAGGACGTCACCGCTGACGCGAAGCTGGACGACGGCACGCCGTACATTCAGGTCACGCCGGTTCTGGTCGGCCCGGAGCAGGTCAAGGACGTCGTCGCCGCCGGTGACGCCGCCTACGACGATGTCTGCACCCCCGACGTCGCCGCCGCGTGCGAGCAGTACGGCGTCGTCGCACCGTAA
- a CDS encoding ATP-binding cassette domain-containing protein encodes MSDTVPSNEPIIQLVGVKKSFGPVSVLKGVDLKVYPGKVTALVGDNGAGKSTLIKGLAGVQPYDEGEVLIDGQHRDLNAPRDAAALGIEVVYQDLALCDNLDIVQNMFLGREELTFGTFDEGRMEKEASDTLRGLSVRTVKSVRQKVSSLSGGQRQTVAIARAVLKKARVVILDEPTAALGVAQTEQVLNLVKRLSEQGVAVVIISHNLADVFEVADDIAVLYLGQMVAQINVADTTRDDVVGYITGTKTMGVELIGTTNISTGGTE; translated from the coding sequence ATGTCAGACACTGTTCCCTCGAATGAGCCGATCATCCAACTGGTCGGCGTCAAGAAATCGTTCGGCCCGGTGAGCGTCCTGAAAGGGGTGGACCTGAAGGTCTATCCCGGCAAGGTCACCGCCCTGGTCGGCGACAACGGCGCCGGAAAGTCGACCCTGATCAAGGGGCTCGCCGGCGTCCAGCCCTACGACGAAGGCGAGGTGCTCATCGATGGGCAGCACCGCGACCTGAACGCTCCGCGCGATGCCGCCGCCCTCGGCATCGAGGTCGTCTACCAGGACCTCGCGCTGTGCGACAACCTCGACATCGTGCAGAACATGTTCCTCGGTCGCGAGGAGCTCACGTTCGGAACGTTCGACGAGGGACGGATGGAGAAGGAGGCCTCCGACACGCTGCGCGGCCTGTCGGTGCGCACCGTGAAGTCGGTCCGCCAGAAGGTCTCCTCTCTCTCCGGCGGCCAGCGTCAGACCGTCGCGATCGCCCGCGCGGTGCTCAAGAAGGCCCGCGTGGTCATCCTCGACGAGCCCACGGCCGCCCTGGGTGTCGCCCAGACCGAGCAGGTCCTCAACCTCGTCAAGCGGCTGTCCGAGCAGGGCGTCGCCGTCGTGATCATCAGCCACAACCTGGCCGACGTGTTCGAGGTGGCCGACGACATCGCTGTGCTGTACCTCGGCCAGATGGTCGCGCAGATCAACGTCGCCGACACCACCCGCGACGACGTCGTCGGCTACATCACGGGCACCAAGACGATGGGCGTCGAGCTCATCGGCACCACCAACATCAGCACCGGAGGCACAGAGTGA
- a CDS encoding sugar ABC transporter permease, protein MSGTTTNAAPNPVASDLIGSGVEGGLGDQIRAWWQRVRGGDMGALPAVGGLIVLSLLFTILSPFFLTERNFANLLNQAAPLVVLGMALVFVLLLGEIDLSAGVTGGVGMALFVVLNSQFGIPWPIALLAGFGFGFLTGALIGFFVARVGIPSFVVTLGLFLGYQGLALVIIGPGGLFRIEVPELIALQNGNLPVWAGWVMLVVILAISAGTSFWDRARRTKAGVPNRAISLVFIKLAVIAVLGGIFVFVLNQNRGQSVNEVAGVPIIVPVVLLILWIGTFALDRTKFGRYVYAIGGNAEAARRSGVKVRWIKWWAFVICSSLAVAAMLFSVARVGSVDATVGRDIVLSGVAAAVVGGVSLFGGRGRLMHAAIGALVIAVITNGLGLLNLPAGVNLLVTGGVLILAATVDALSRLRSGGAMRV, encoded by the coding sequence GTGAGCGGCACCACGACCAACGCGGCCCCCAACCCGGTCGCCAGCGACCTGATCGGCAGCGGTGTCGAAGGCGGCCTCGGCGACCAGATCAGGGCATGGTGGCAGCGCGTCCGCGGTGGCGACATGGGCGCCCTCCCCGCCGTCGGCGGACTCATCGTGCTGAGCCTGCTCTTCACGATCCTGAGCCCGTTCTTCCTGACCGAGCGCAACTTCGCGAACCTGCTGAACCAGGCCGCTCCGCTCGTCGTCCTCGGCATGGCCCTGGTGTTCGTGCTGCTGCTCGGCGAGATCGACCTGTCCGCCGGTGTCACCGGCGGCGTGGGCATGGCACTGTTCGTCGTGCTGAACTCCCAGTTCGGCATCCCGTGGCCGATCGCGCTCCTGGCCGGTTTCGGTTTCGGTTTCCTCACCGGTGCGCTGATCGGCTTCTTCGTCGCGAGGGTCGGCATCCCGTCGTTCGTCGTGACCCTGGGCCTGTTCCTGGGTTACCAGGGACTCGCGCTCGTGATCATCGGCCCCGGTGGTCTGTTCCGCATCGAGGTCCCCGAGCTGATCGCGCTGCAGAACGGCAACCTGCCGGTCTGGGCGGGCTGGGTCATGCTCGTCGTCATCCTCGCGATCTCGGCCGGAACGTCCTTCTGGGACCGCGCCCGTCGCACGAAGGCGGGCGTGCCGAACCGGGCGATCTCGCTCGTGTTCATCAAGCTCGCGGTGATCGCGGTGCTCGGCGGCATCTTCGTGTTCGTGCTGAACCAGAACCGCGGGCAGTCCGTCAACGAGGTGGCCGGCGTCCCGATCATCGTGCCCGTCGTGCTGCTGATCCTCTGGATCGGAACGTTCGCCCTGGATCGCACGAAGTTCGGCCGCTACGTCTACGCGATCGGCGGCAACGCCGAGGCCGCGCGCCGCTCCGGCGTCAAGGTGCGCTGGATCAAGTGGTGGGCGTTCGTGATCTGTTCCTCCCTCGCGGTCGCGGCGATGCTCTTCAGCGTCGCCCGTGTCGGATCGGTGGACGCGACGGTCGGTCGTGACATCGTGCTGAGCGGTGTGGCGGCGGCGGTCGTCGGTGGCGTCAGCCTCTTCGGCGGACGCGGCCGGCTCATGCACGCCGCGATCGGTGCGCTCGTGATCGCCGTGATCACGAACGGCCTGGGTCTGCTCAACCTCCCGGCGGGCGTCAACCTGCTGGTCACCGGTGGCGTGCTGATCCTCGCCGCGACCGTCGACGCGCTGTCCCGGCTGCGCTCCGGCGGTGCGATGCGGGTCTGA
- a CDS encoding class I SAM-dependent methyltransferase encodes MPYSPDALRRFPDTDAPDLTASDAADRLLLDESAAERNAAGPGRVVVIGDEYGALTLGAADAGASGIRVHQDSLAGERAIAANAESAGLGGHLRAMPLDADLVADARVVLLRLPRALDALEDVAALIAAHATPDVVVFAGGRTKHMSLGMNDVLRRSFARLDVSHARQKSRVLIARSPLGGSDPQPRRADHAVAGLSRPLAVCAFGGAFAGTAVDIGTRFLLEQLTAADPLAEPRRPEGSVIDLACGTGVLATWLAARHPSLPVIATDRSAAAVASARATVAANGLADRVEVVRDLGLSMQPSRSARLIVLNPPFHAGAAVPRGGVADPLFADAGRVLVPGGELWAVWNSAQQHRPALERLVGPTRQAARNAKFTVTVSTAR; translated from the coding sequence GTGCCCTACTCCCCCGACGCCCTGCGGCGCTTCCCCGACACCGACGCCCCGGACCTGACCGCGTCGGACGCGGCAGACCGTCTCCTCCTCGACGAGTCCGCGGCGGAGCGGAATGCGGCGGGGCCCGGCCGCGTCGTCGTGATCGGCGACGAGTACGGCGCGCTCACCCTCGGGGCAGCGGATGCCGGTGCCAGCGGGATCCGCGTGCATCAGGACTCGCTCGCCGGTGAGCGCGCGATCGCGGCGAACGCCGAGTCCGCGGGCCTGGGCGGGCACCTGCGCGCGATGCCGCTGGATGCCGACCTCGTCGCCGACGCCCGGGTCGTGCTTCTGCGCCTCCCCCGCGCCCTCGACGCACTCGAGGATGTCGCGGCGCTGATCGCCGCGCACGCCACCCCCGATGTCGTCGTCTTCGCGGGCGGACGCACCAAGCACATGAGCCTCGGGATGAACGACGTGCTACGGCGGTCTTTCGCGCGACTCGACGTCTCGCACGCCCGGCAGAAGTCCCGTGTCCTCATCGCGCGATCCCCGCTCGGCGGATCCGACCCGCAGCCCCGGCGAGCCGACCATGCCGTCGCGGGGCTGAGCCGGCCACTCGCCGTATGCGCGTTCGGCGGCGCGTTCGCCGGCACCGCGGTCGACATCGGCACGCGGTTCCTGCTCGAGCAGCTCACCGCGGCCGACCCGCTCGCCGAACCGCGACGGCCCGAAGGTTCGGTGATCGACCTCGCGTGCGGCACGGGCGTCCTCGCGACGTGGCTCGCCGCGCGGCACCCGTCGCTCCCCGTGATCGCGACGGATCGCTCCGCCGCTGCGGTCGCCTCCGCCCGCGCCACGGTCGCAGCGAACGGGCTGGCCGACCGCGTGGAGGTCGTGCGCGATCTGGGTTTGTCGATGCAGCCGTCGCGGAGCGCACGGCTCATCGTGCTGAATCCGCCGTTCCATGCCGGCGCTGCTGTGCCGCGCGGCGGGGTCGCCGATCCGCTGTTCGCGGACGCCGGCCGTGTCCTCGTTCCCGGCGGCGAGCTGTGGGCGGTCTGGAACTCGGCGCAGCAGCACCGACCGGCGCTCGAGCGGCTGGTCGGCCCCACCCGTCAGGCGGCGCGCAACGCCAAGTTCACCGTGACGGTGTCGACGGCCCGCTGA
- a CDS encoding ATP-dependent DNA ligase, with product MLLHELVVTTDAVTATSSRLAKVAALAGLLRLLEPAEIVPAVGFLLASPRQQTLGVGWKTLSAVFSVHAASPVLTVEEVDEAFDALASAAGPGSVATRRAVLEDLAGRATAAEWDLLTRIMRGELRTGALEGVLVDAIARAAGDPVSAVRRAAMLSGDLGETARLALTGADLEAVGLRVGRPVLPMLASTAGSPTEALASVAGPASVEFKLDGARIQVHRQGEDVKVFTRNLADITRRVPEIVEAVRSMPVDEAILDGETLSLDEDGAPRAFQDTMARFGSEAVSDTALRPWFFDVLHVDGRDLIDEPLHVRLTELERIAGPWRVPGIVTDDPQAAEQLSRDALAAAHEGVVVKAVDSVYAAGRRGKSWVKVKPVLTYDLVVLGVEWGSGRRAGQLSNLHLGARDEDGEFGPAGGYVMVGKTFKGLTDELLRWQTAHFPTIETSRDGYALHVRPETVVEIAIDGVQRSPRYPGGLALRFARVKGYRPDKAPGEADTIQTLRTLLR from the coding sequence ATGCTGCTGCACGAGCTCGTGGTGACCACCGACGCCGTGACCGCGACGAGCTCGCGTCTGGCGAAGGTCGCGGCGCTGGCCGGTCTGCTCCGGCTTCTCGAGCCGGCCGAGATCGTCCCGGCGGTCGGCTTCCTGCTCGCCAGCCCGCGCCAGCAGACGCTCGGCGTGGGGTGGAAGACCCTGTCCGCCGTCTTCTCCGTGCACGCCGCGAGCCCGGTCCTCACGGTCGAAGAGGTCGACGAGGCCTTCGATGCGCTCGCCTCGGCGGCCGGACCGGGCTCGGTCGCGACCCGACGCGCCGTCCTCGAGGACCTGGCCGGGCGTGCCACCGCGGCCGAATGGGACCTGCTGACCCGCATCATGCGCGGCGAACTGCGCACCGGCGCGCTGGAGGGCGTCCTTGTCGACGCGATCGCTCGGGCAGCCGGCGATCCCGTCTCCGCGGTGCGACGGGCGGCGATGCTGTCGGGCGATCTCGGTGAGACCGCACGTCTCGCGCTCACCGGCGCCGACCTCGAGGCGGTGGGTCTGCGGGTGGGGCGGCCGGTGCTGCCGATGCTGGCCTCCACCGCGGGGTCGCCGACCGAAGCCCTCGCGAGTGTGGCCGGCCCGGCATCCGTCGAATTCAAGCTCGACGGCGCCCGCATCCAGGTGCATCGGCAGGGCGAGGACGTGAAGGTCTTCACGCGCAACCTCGCCGACATCACGCGCCGCGTGCCCGAGATCGTCGAGGCGGTGCGGTCGATGCCGGTGGACGAGGCGATCCTCGATGGCGAGACGCTCTCGCTCGACGAGGACGGCGCGCCGCGCGCGTTCCAGGACACGATGGCGCGGTTCGGCTCCGAGGCGGTGAGCGACACGGCGCTCCGACCGTGGTTCTTCGACGTGCTGCACGTCGACGGACGCGACCTGATCGACGAGCCGCTGCACGTGCGACTGACCGAGCTGGAGCGCATCGCCGGGCCGTGGCGGGTCCCCGGCATCGTGACGGATGATCCCCAAGCCGCTGAACAGCTCTCCCGCGACGCGCTCGCCGCGGCGCACGAGGGCGTCGTGGTGAAGGCTGTCGACTCGGTGTACGCCGCGGGCCGCCGCGGCAAGAGCTGGGTGAAGGTCAAGCCGGTGCTCACGTACGACCTCGTCGTGCTGGGCGTGGAGTGGGGGTCCGGCCGCCGCGCGGGCCAGCTGTCGAACCTCCATCTCGGCGCGCGCGACGAGGACGGCGAATTCGGGCCCGCGGGCGGATACGTCATGGTGGGCAAGACCTTCAAGGGACTGACCGATGAGCTGCTCCGCTGGCAGACCGCGCACTTCCCGACGATCGAGACCTCCCGCGACGGCTACGCGCTGCACGTGCGGCCCGAGACGGTCGTCGAGATCGCGATCGACGGGGTGCAGCGCTCGCCGCGGTATCCGGGCGGGCTCGCGCTGCGGTTCGCGCGGGTGAAGGGGTATCGGCCCGACAAGGCCCCCGGTGAGGCGGACACGATCCAGACGTTGCGGACGCTGCTGCGGTGA